From a single Parambassis ranga chromosome 2, fParRan2.1, whole genome shotgun sequence genomic region:
- the LOC114444770 gene encoding G-protein coupled bile acid receptor 1-like, which translates to MMDYNESLALLSAEHLIYVITVPLSTSIILANLVIILGISWNRQLHNTPNYFFLSLLVADMCTGMALPFIPLMGLNRELSFSSCLVAHVFPNFLFLAFLFNLVMVHYERYICIVDPLHYNNLWMHRSLPLALLAAWAPPLLYASLPAFGWNNWTGPDWNSCCASSHKVAPLSNCSTNGTTCCSYRRVFPNAFIYLEVYGLVLPAILTIAGMTGRVLWITRGQLKDICRLHRSVERGNQASDREHRLNLRYTRCVVAVSLTFLACWVPYLIYMHVCIAFLISDTKWSSTTHIVLSCTGIGSMAVVPLVLGLANRQYTEPTYKLVQKLRDRWRRTAQGSEAEG; encoded by the coding sequence ATGATGGACTACAACGAGTCCCTTGCCCTGCTCTCCGCAGAGCACCTCATCTACGTCATCACCGTGCCGCTGTCCACCTCCATCATCCTGGCCAACCTTGTCATCATCCTGGGCATCTCCTGGAACCGCCAGCTCCACAACACACCCAACTACTTCTTCCTCAGCCTGCTGGTGGCTGACATGTGCACGGGCATGGCGCTGCCTTTCATACCGCTGATGGGTCTGAACCGGGAGTTAAGTTTTAGCTCCTGCCTGGTGGCTCATGTGTTCCCAAATTTCCTCTTCTTGGCCTTCCTGTTCAACCTGGTGATGGTCCACTACGAGCGCTACATCTGCATCGTGGACCCCCTGCATTACAACAACCTGTGGATGCACCGCAGCCTGCCGTTAGCGCTGCTCGCGGCGTGGGCGCCACCTCTTCTGTACGCATCTCTCCCTGCTTTCGGCTGGAATAACTGGACAGGGCCTGATTGGAACAGCTGTTGTGCAAGCAGCCACAAGGTGGCGCCACTTTCAAACTGTTCCACCAATGGAACCACGTGCTGCTCGTACAGGCGCGTGTTCCCCAACGCTTTCATCTACTTGGAGGTGTATGGGCTGGTTCTACCTGCTATCCTCACCATCGCTGGCATGACAGGCCGCGTTCTGTGGATCACCAGAGGCCAGCTGAAGGACATCTGCCGCCTCCATCGCTCTGTGGAGCGGGGAAACCAGGCCTCGGACCGGGAGCACCGGCTGAACCTGCGCTACACTCGCTGCGTGGTGGCCGTGTCGCTGACCTTCCTCGCCTGCTGGGTCCCCTACCTCATCTACATGCACGTCTGCATCGCATTCTTGATCAGCGACACCAAGTGGAGCTCCACCACTCACATCGTGCTGTCCTGCACGGGCATCGGGAGCATGGCGGTGGTTCCATTGGTGCTCGGCTTGGCCAACAGGCAGTACACGGAACCTACATACAAACTGGTGCAGAAActcagagacaggtggaggcgGACGGCACAGGGGTCAGAGGCAGAGGGCTGA
- the LOC114427214 gene encoding intermediate filament protein ON3-like isoform X1, which produces MSKPRDYSSQSYSPRSSAPIKSQPTNKVDSDKSREKDDMVGLNDKFVQLIDKVKHLEHEKKMLDTKLKILKEQEDYQGKVDDLVRQLGNDLEQQIDGLLQDQEKLKAELLKEQEQVEDTKKSYEDEIKKRADLENEFVITKKIVDEGHFEAVDQALDLENLIGKLDFLRLGFDEEIKELESQVQNETVVIRDNNKRGLDMDEVIEAVKAQYGNMAARTREEAEQWNQKKMDALVLTAGQREQEVRDIRRDIADTIRLIQRLTGDLDGLKRKEEMLKKEIDDARREGDENLDRGREQIAQLEEALKRAKQDLTLQIREHQELLNLKLALDIEIATYRKLLEGEEQRMSNLIRQTDVHLPLKQHLPEKPRKPTEPTATTAIPTGLNGLAKKRLLIRVEVEAGRVVSESSRYTD; this is translated from the exons ATGTCTAAACCAAGGGATTACAGCAGCCAGAGCTACAGCCCCAGATCCTCGGCACCGATCAAGAGCCAGCCGACCAACAAAGTGGACTCGGATAAATCCAGGGAGAAGGACGACATGGTTGGACTCAACGACAAGTTTGTGCAGCTGATTGATAAG GTGAAACACCTGGAGCACGAGAAGAAGATGCTGGACACCAAGCTGAAGATCCTCAAGGAGCAGGAGGACTATCAGGGGAAGGTGGACGACCTCGTGAGGCAGCTGGGAAACGATCTGGAGCAACAGATCGACGGTCTGCTCCAAGACCAGGAAAAGCTAAAGGCGGAGCtcctgaaggagcaggagcaggtggaggacaCCAAGAAGAG CTATGAGGATGAGATTAAGAAGAGAGCTGATCTGGAGAATGAGTTTGTCATCACAAAAAAG attgTAGATGAAGGTCACTTTGAGGCAGTAGACCAGGCTCTGGACCTGGAAAACCTGATAGGAAAACTGGACTTCCTGAGGCTCGGCTTTGATGAG GAGATCAAAGAGCTGGAGTCACAGGTCCAGAATGAGACTGTGGTCATCCGGGACAACAACAAAAGGGGTCTGGACATGGACGAGGTCATCGAGGCCGTCAAGGCCCAGTATGGCAACATGGCTGCTCGCACCAGGGAGGAAGCCGAGCAGTGGAACCAGAAGAAG ATGGATGCCTTGGTGTTAACTGCAGGGCAGCGTGAGCAGGAAGTGCGTGATATAAGGAGGGATATCGCAGACACGATCCGCCTCATTCAGAGACTCACTGGAGACCTGGATGGTCTCAAAAGAAAG GAAGAGATGCTGAAGAAGGAAATCGATGATGCCAGACGTGAGGGTGATGAAAACCTCGACAGGGGCCGCGAGCAAATTGCCCAGCTAGAGGAGGCTCTAAAGCGGGCCAAGCAAGACTTGACTTTGCAGATCCGCGAACACCAGGAACTGCTGAACCTCAAGCTGGCCTTGGACATCGAGATCGCCACCTACCGCAAGCTGCTGGAGGGCGAGGAGCAGAG AATGAGCAACCTCATCCGCCAAACAG ACGTTCACCTCCCACTGAAGCAACACCTGCCAGAGAAGCCACGAAAACCCACCGAACCCACGGCAACCACCGCCATCCCCACAGGGCTCAACGGCTTGGCCAAGAAGCGCCTGCTGATCCGGGTGGAAGTGGAAGCAGGCAGAGTCGTGTCTGAAAGCTCCCGGTATACGGACTGA
- the LOC114427214 gene encoding intermediate filament protein ON3-like isoform X2, producing the protein MSKPRDYSSQSYSPRSSAPIKSQPTNKVDSDKSREKDDMVGLNDKFVQLIDKVKHLEHEKKMLDTKLKILKEQEDYQGKVDDLVRQLGNDLEQQIDGLLQDQEKLKAELLKEQEQVEDTKKSYEDEIKKRADLENEFVITKKIVDEGHFEAVDQALDLENLIGKLDFLRLGFDEEIKELESQVQNETVVIRDNNKRGLDMDEVIEAVKAQYGNMAARTREEAEQWNQKKMDALVLTAGQREQEVRDIRRDIADTIRLIQRLTGDLDGLKRKEEMLKKEIDDARREGDENLDRGREQIAQLEEALKRAKQDLTLQIREHQELLNLKLALDIEIATYRKLLEGEEQRMSNLIRQTDF; encoded by the exons ATGTCTAAACCAAGGGATTACAGCAGCCAGAGCTACAGCCCCAGATCCTCGGCACCGATCAAGAGCCAGCCGACCAACAAAGTGGACTCGGATAAATCCAGGGAGAAGGACGACATGGTTGGACTCAACGACAAGTTTGTGCAGCTGATTGATAAG GTGAAACACCTGGAGCACGAGAAGAAGATGCTGGACACCAAGCTGAAGATCCTCAAGGAGCAGGAGGACTATCAGGGGAAGGTGGACGACCTCGTGAGGCAGCTGGGAAACGATCTGGAGCAACAGATCGACGGTCTGCTCCAAGACCAGGAAAAGCTAAAGGCGGAGCtcctgaaggagcaggagcaggtggaggacaCCAAGAAGAG CTATGAGGATGAGATTAAGAAGAGAGCTGATCTGGAGAATGAGTTTGTCATCACAAAAAAG attgTAGATGAAGGTCACTTTGAGGCAGTAGACCAGGCTCTGGACCTGGAAAACCTGATAGGAAAACTGGACTTCCTGAGGCTCGGCTTTGATGAG GAGATCAAAGAGCTGGAGTCACAGGTCCAGAATGAGACTGTGGTCATCCGGGACAACAACAAAAGGGGTCTGGACATGGACGAGGTCATCGAGGCCGTCAAGGCCCAGTATGGCAACATGGCTGCTCGCACCAGGGAGGAAGCCGAGCAGTGGAACCAGAAGAAG ATGGATGCCTTGGTGTTAACTGCAGGGCAGCGTGAGCAGGAAGTGCGTGATATAAGGAGGGATATCGCAGACACGATCCGCCTCATTCAGAGACTCACTGGAGACCTGGATGGTCTCAAAAGAAAG GAAGAGATGCTGAAGAAGGAAATCGATGATGCCAGACGTGAGGGTGATGAAAACCTCGACAGGGGCCGCGAGCAAATTGCCCAGCTAGAGGAGGCTCTAAAGCGGGCCAAGCAAGACTTGACTTTGCAGATCCGCGAACACCAGGAACTGCTGAACCTCAAGCTGGCCTTGGACATCGAGATCGCCACCTACCGCAAGCTGCTGGAGGGCGAGGAGCAGAG AATGAGCAACCTCATCCGCCAAACAG ATttctaa
- the LOC114427201 gene encoding keratin, type I cytoskeletal 18-like isoform X3: MPSNTAASMFGGAGGRGARASVASLEGLRNVLRNEPDKGSAPVTKDAAPTAASPAPAAAPAAPVAPADDKQTLRGLNGRLSGFLDRVRQLQEENRDLQKQIDDILAKRQAPEGRKWDEVQKPLDDLRKQVKDIAKDNAKLMLQIDNTKLANNDFNNKLKDEENACKELEKDLEDLKKVIDVTKLNKEQTEKETELVKDEIARLEREHKNEVDVLREKIRDSEVKVVIDSQDSNLADIVKNIRLQYEKLSKKYQQETEDWYKSKFENIKVEEAQNNEALQTGKSELKELLKQKQTLEIKIQSSLSTICNLEDNLRLTKMENSQRLGPINQVVRDLEAELKKVRSQVEHQVKINKNLLCVKMKLEAEINNYQELIYGMTSDADSTPILFFPDSLEVSLGDAVDGGQQKPEELKAVMEERAPSNQSA, encoded by the exons ATGCCTTCAAACACCGCTGCCAGCATGTTCGGTGGAGCCGGAGGAAGGGGCGCCCGTGCGTCCGTGGCGAGCTTGGAGGGACTGCGCAACGTGCTGCGCAATGAGCCAGACAAAGGTTCCGCTCCGGTCACTAAGGACGCTGCGCCGACTGCCGCCTCTCCGGCTCCTGCTGccgctcctgctgctcctgtcgCGCCCGCGGATGACAAGCAGACACTGCGGGGCCTGAATGGTCGCCTGTCCGGGTTTTTGGACagagtcaggcagctgcaggaggagaaccGCGACCTGCAGAAACAGATCGATGACATTTTGGCCAAGAGGCAAGCACCTGAGGGACGCAAGTGGGATGAAGTGCAGAAACCCCTGGATGACCTCAGGAAGCAG GTCAAAGACATCGCCAAGGACAATGCGAAGCTAATGCTCCAGATCGACAACACCAAACTTGCCAATAATGACTTCAACAACAA GCTGAAAGATGAGGAAAATGCATGTAAAGAGTTAGAGAAAGACCTGGAGGACCTCAAGAAGGTCATCGATGTGACCAAACTGAACAAAGagcagacagagaaggagactGAACTGGTAAAGGATGAGATTGCTCGCCTGGAACGGGAACACAAGAAT GAGGTGGATGTTCTGCGTGAGAAGATCAGGGACTCCGAGGTGAAGGTGGTGATTGACTCCCAGGACTCCAACCTGGCTGATATTGTTAAGAATATCCGGCTGCAGTATGAAAAACTTTCAAAGAAATACCAGCAGGAGACGGAGGACTGGTACAAAAGCAAG TTTGAAAACATCAAGGTGGAGGAGGCTCAAAACAACGAGGCCTTGCAGACTGGAAAGTCggagctgaaggagctgctgaaacagaaacaaactctGGAGATTAAGATTCAGAGTTCACTCAGCACG ATCTGCAACCTGGAGGACAACCTGAGGCTCACCAAAATGGAGAACAGTCAGCGACTGGGCCCGATCAACCAGGTCGTTCGGGACCTAGAGGCGGAGCTGAAGAAGGTGAGGTCACAGGTGGAGCACCAGGTGAAAATCAACAagaacctgctgtgtgtgaagatgAAGCTGGAGGCAGAGATCAATAACTACCAGGAGCTGATTTACGGCATGACCAGTGATGCTGACAG CACACCTATCCTCTTCTTCCCTGACAGCTTGGAGGTTTCTTTAGGCGATGCTGTAGATGGCG gcCAGCAAAAGCCTGAAGAGCTGAAGGCAGTGATGGAAGAACGTGCCCCTTCTAACCAGTCTGCTTGA
- the LOC114427201 gene encoding keratin, type I cytoskeletal 18-like isoform X1: MPSNTAASMFGGAGGRGARASVASLEGLRNVLRNEPDKGSAPVTKDAAPTAASPAPAAAPAAPVAPADDKQTLRGLNGRLSGFLDRVRQLQEENRDLQKQIDDILAKRQAPEGRKWDEVQKPLDDLRKQVKDIAKDNAKLMLQIDNTKLANNDFNNKLKDEENACKELEKDLEDLKKVIDVTKLNKEQTEKETELVKDEIARLEREHKNEVDVLREKIRDSEVKVVIDSQDSNLADIVKNIRLQYEKLSKKYQQETEDWYKSKFENIKVEEAQNNEALQTGKSELKELLKQKQTLEIKIQSSLSTICNLEDNLRLTKMENSQRLGPINQVVRDLEAELKKVRSQVEHQVKINKNLLCVKMKLEAEINNYQELIYGMTSDADSLEVSLGDAVDGGQQKPEELKAVMEERAPSNQSA, translated from the exons ATGCCTTCAAACACCGCTGCCAGCATGTTCGGTGGAGCCGGAGGAAGGGGCGCCCGTGCGTCCGTGGCGAGCTTGGAGGGACTGCGCAACGTGCTGCGCAATGAGCCAGACAAAGGTTCCGCTCCGGTCACTAAGGACGCTGCGCCGACTGCCGCCTCTCCGGCTCCTGCTGccgctcctgctgctcctgtcgCGCCCGCGGATGACAAGCAGACACTGCGGGGCCTGAATGGTCGCCTGTCCGGGTTTTTGGACagagtcaggcagctgcaggaggagaaccGCGACCTGCAGAAACAGATCGATGACATTTTGGCCAAGAGGCAAGCACCTGAGGGACGCAAGTGGGATGAAGTGCAGAAACCCCTGGATGACCTCAGGAAGCAG GTCAAAGACATCGCCAAGGACAATGCGAAGCTAATGCTCCAGATCGACAACACCAAACTTGCCAATAATGACTTCAACAACAA GCTGAAAGATGAGGAAAATGCATGTAAAGAGTTAGAGAAAGACCTGGAGGACCTCAAGAAGGTCATCGATGTGACCAAACTGAACAAAGagcagacagagaaggagactGAACTGGTAAAGGATGAGATTGCTCGCCTGGAACGGGAACACAAGAAT GAGGTGGATGTTCTGCGTGAGAAGATCAGGGACTCCGAGGTGAAGGTGGTGATTGACTCCCAGGACTCCAACCTGGCTGATATTGTTAAGAATATCCGGCTGCAGTATGAAAAACTTTCAAAGAAATACCAGCAGGAGACGGAGGACTGGTACAAAAGCAAG TTTGAAAACATCAAGGTGGAGGAGGCTCAAAACAACGAGGCCTTGCAGACTGGAAAGTCggagctgaaggagctgctgaaacagaaacaaactctGGAGATTAAGATTCAGAGTTCACTCAGCACG ATCTGCAACCTGGAGGACAACCTGAGGCTCACCAAAATGGAGAACAGTCAGCGACTGGGCCCGATCAACCAGGTCGTTCGGGACCTAGAGGCGGAGCTGAAGAAGGTGAGGTCACAGGTGGAGCACCAGGTGAAAATCAACAagaacctgctgtgtgtgaagatgAAGCTGGAGGCAGAGATCAATAACTACCAGGAGCTGATTTACGGCATGACCAGTGATGCTGACAG CTTGGAGGTTTCTTTAGGCGATGCTGTAGATGGCG gcCAGCAAAAGCCTGAAGAGCTGAAGGCAGTGATGGAAGAACGTGCCCCTTCTAACCAGTCTGCTTGA
- the LOC114427201 gene encoding keratin, type I cytoskeletal 18-like isoform X2: MPSNTAASMFGGAGGRGARASVASLEGLRNVLRNEPDKGSAPVTKDAAPTAASPAPAAAPAAPVAPADDKQTLRGLNGRLSGFLDRVRQLQEENRDLQKQIDDILAKRQAPEGRKWDEVQKPLDDLRKQVKDIAKDNAKLMLQIDNTKLANNDFNNKLKDEENACKELEKDLEDLKKVIDVTKLNKEQTEKETELVKDEIARLEREHKNEVDVLREKIRDSEVKVVIDSQDSNLADIVKNIRLQYEKLSKKYQQETEDWYKSKFENIKVEEAQNNEALQTGKSELKELLKQKQTLEIKIQSSLSTICNLEDNLRLTKMENSQRLGPINQVVRDLEAELKKVRSQVEHQVKINKNLLCVKMKLEAEINNYQELIYGMTSDADRPAKA, from the exons ATGCCTTCAAACACCGCTGCCAGCATGTTCGGTGGAGCCGGAGGAAGGGGCGCCCGTGCGTCCGTGGCGAGCTTGGAGGGACTGCGCAACGTGCTGCGCAATGAGCCAGACAAAGGTTCCGCTCCGGTCACTAAGGACGCTGCGCCGACTGCCGCCTCTCCGGCTCCTGCTGccgctcctgctgctcctgtcgCGCCCGCGGATGACAAGCAGACACTGCGGGGCCTGAATGGTCGCCTGTCCGGGTTTTTGGACagagtcaggcagctgcaggaggagaaccGCGACCTGCAGAAACAGATCGATGACATTTTGGCCAAGAGGCAAGCACCTGAGGGACGCAAGTGGGATGAAGTGCAGAAACCCCTGGATGACCTCAGGAAGCAG GTCAAAGACATCGCCAAGGACAATGCGAAGCTAATGCTCCAGATCGACAACACCAAACTTGCCAATAATGACTTCAACAACAA GCTGAAAGATGAGGAAAATGCATGTAAAGAGTTAGAGAAAGACCTGGAGGACCTCAAGAAGGTCATCGATGTGACCAAACTGAACAAAGagcagacagagaaggagactGAACTGGTAAAGGATGAGATTGCTCGCCTGGAACGGGAACACAAGAAT GAGGTGGATGTTCTGCGTGAGAAGATCAGGGACTCCGAGGTGAAGGTGGTGATTGACTCCCAGGACTCCAACCTGGCTGATATTGTTAAGAATATCCGGCTGCAGTATGAAAAACTTTCAAAGAAATACCAGCAGGAGACGGAGGACTGGTACAAAAGCAAG TTTGAAAACATCAAGGTGGAGGAGGCTCAAAACAACGAGGCCTTGCAGACTGGAAAGTCggagctgaaggagctgctgaaacagaaacaaactctGGAGATTAAGATTCAGAGTTCACTCAGCACG ATCTGCAACCTGGAGGACAACCTGAGGCTCACCAAAATGGAGAACAGTCAGCGACTGGGCCCGATCAACCAGGTCGTTCGGGACCTAGAGGCGGAGCTGAAGAAGGTGAGGTCACAGGTGGAGCACCAGGTGAAAATCAACAagaacctgctgtgtgtgaagatgAAGCTGGAGGCAGAGATCAATAACTACCAGGAGCTGATTTACGGCATGACCAGTGATGCTGACAG gcCAGCAAAAGCCTGA